The following DNA comes from Merismopedia glauca CCAP 1448/3.
TCTTTGTCCTCCCCCTCCTCCTTATCCCCAGTCCCCTTCTTCCTTCTTCCTTAATTATCGCAAAAACAAACCTGGGATTCCTTTGCCACGACTTCACCTGAATCGGTCAAGCAACGCGCCAAAAGTTCCCAGGTTAACTAGGCATAGCGATTATACCTAGCGATCGCAAATCCAGTCTATTAGGACAAGGAGTTGATAGCGTAGTCTAGAAGAGCGTTGTACTCAACTAAAGCTTGAGCAGACATATCGCGAGGAGCGCAACCGCGATTGCGAGCATATCCTAAAGCTTCAACATAAGGAGCGGTAGGTAGGTTCAAAGCACGGTAGACTTCGCGTTGACCAGCAATTCCCCACTCATCCAAAGGACCTGTACCGCCAACGATTAGGCTGTACTGGATTAGACGTAGGTAGTGCTTGATGTCGCGAGCGCACTTGTCTTTGAAGGTAGCGGTGGAGTTAGCTTCACCATTGCTGTTTAGGTAAGAATATTTTTTGATGCAAGCATCATAAGCTTCTTTAGCAACGGCATCCAAGTTGCTACCTAATTTTTCAGCAGCTTCTAAACGAGCAGCAGCGCGTTGAATGCTACCTTGAATTGATTCTAAATCGGAGGTGCTGGGGAAACGACCGGCTGCATCAGCAGCAGCAATAACCGTGGTAACAACTGATTTCATCTTTTTCTATCTCCAGTTTGGATTTTATCGGGTATTGATTTCGATTAGCTGAGCTAACATTAAGGGGTTAGCGATTAGCTTAGAGCAGCAATAACGCGATCGAAGTAGCTAGATGCTTCAGCAACTAGGTTAGCGCAACGATCTTGCACTACAGGAGTGCCCATTTTCCGTAATCTTGCACCAGCACGAGCTTCACTGGGGTTGTCTTGGATGTGAGCAGCAGCTTGAGCCTTCATGATTTGAACGGCACGCACGGTGGAGGTGCTAGGTACGCCTAAAGCAGCGTAGGTTTCTTTCAAACCGTTTAAGCAACGATCGTCAAGAACGGAAGCATCACCAGCTAATAGAGCATAGGTAACGTAGCGGAGAATGATTTCGCCATCGCGCAGGCAAGCAGCCATACGACGGTTAGGATAGCAGTTACCACCTGCTTGGATCAAACCTTGGTTTTCGCAAATCATGCCAGCTACAGCATCAGAAACCATGCAGCTTGCGTTGCTAGCTATTGCGTTGACGGCATCTAGACGCTTGTTACCTTCGGCAATAAAGCCCTTTAATTTACTAATGCCATCGCCGGTGATTGTAGATGTACTTGCGTCGGCTGAGACTACAGCTCTAGAAAAAGCATCAAGCATTTCGCGCTCCTTAGTCACTAAATTAACATCGCTTGTAATTTGACAAGTCGATATTGAACATAAAAAACATAAAAGATGATGGATGCCTCAGTCTCGGTTATGAGAAACAAAGTAACAATACTTAATACTTGGCGATCGCATTTCAACTTCACCGCCGATTCATGAGGCGGTACTTGTTTGACAAAATTTAGTCTCTGTCAACTGTTTCGGTTTATTATTCTGAAAAATAACAGTATGGTTAGCGACCTCATTCATTAAGGATCGTTGCTTTCTGCTATAGATTCAAGACGATATCCCCATTAATCCCATATTCTCAATTGGTTAAAGTACATATATTCCGTAACTTCATAAACTCTCATGTATCAAGTCTTTCTTGAGCATCTAGAAAAATCTATCTTTCAAAAGTTTGAATTGCACACCCGTCCGATTCCAGCAGGATTAGATTGCCAGGTAAGCGAAAGAGGTAGAAGTCCAGCTACTATTCGCAGTTGGTGCTATCAATGTCCAGAATTACGGAAAATTCGGTACACATATATTGATGGGGGCGCTAGTTCTCAAATTCTCAATAGCGTCATTTATCCGGCGCATCACTACGATTTACCGCTATTAGGTGTTGATTTTCTCTCTTTTGGTTCAGTAAAAAACCTAATTGTGATGGATTTTCAGCCTTTGTTTCAAGATCGAGCATATCTGGAAAAATACATCTATCCCCTCAAAGCTTTACATGACAATTATCCAGATTTGGCACAAAATCTCGAAATGAAGTTCTACGATGCGAATCAATACTTCTCCAAATATCTATTGTTTGCCAAAACGGATGCCGAAACCGTTAAAACCAGAGTTTTTGAGGCTTTCAAAGACTATTTAAACTTATACTGGCAAATGTTAGAGGAAGCCGAACCACTCACAGATCCAGTCCAAATTCAGCAGATTGTTAAAGCCCAAAAGAGCTACGATCAATACAGCGCCGATCGCGACCCAGCGTCTGGTTTGTTTAGCAGCTATTTTGGTCATGAATGGGCAGAAAGATTCTTGTACGAATTTCTCTTTGAAGATGCAGTTCCCTTAGCCACTACCTCAACCAAAAAATCATAATTCTAGTCGCACTTTCAACACTTTAATTTCTTAACTTCTGACTTCTGACTTCTGACTTCATAATGACTCTTTATCAACCGTTTTTAGATTCTGCGATCGCTCTGCTGCAAAAACGCCTGGATTTACAACCATATCCCATTCCTGAAGGATTTGAGTCGAAATCGGCTTTAGTTGGCAAAGGGAAGCATCAGGAAGAGGTTTTAACCACTAGTACGGCTTTTCAATCACCCAAACTGCGTCAAATCAGAGCAGCACACGTTCAAGGCGGTAAATCTCTGCAAGTCCTCAATTTTGTGATTTTCCCACATCTAAACTACGATTTACCATTTTTTGGGGGAGATTTGG
Coding sequences within:
- a CDS encoding bleomycin hydrolase, whose amino-acid sequence is MKSVVTTVIAAADAAGRFPSTSDLESIQGSIQRAAARLEAAEKLGSNLDAVAKEAYDACIKKYSYLNSNGEANSTATFKDKCARDIKHYLRLIQYSLIVGGTGPLDEWGIAGQREVYRALNLPTAPYVEALGYARNRGCAPRDMSAQALVEYNALLDYAINSLS
- the cpeB gene encoding C-phycoerythrin subunit beta, which gives rise to MLDAFSRAVVSADASTSTITGDGISKLKGFIAEGNKRLDAVNAIASNASCMVSDAVAGMICENQGLIQAGGNCYPNRRMAACLRDGEIILRYVTYALLAGDASVLDDRCLNGLKETYAALGVPSTSTVRAVQIMKAQAAAHIQDNPSEARAGARLRKMGTPVVQDRCANLVAEASSYFDRVIAALS
- a CDS encoding 15,16-dihydrobiliverdin:ferredoxin oxidoreductase, which produces MYQVFLEHLEKSIFQKFELHTRPIPAGLDCQVSERGRSPATIRSWCYQCPELRKIRYTYIDGGASSQILNSVIYPAHHYDLPLLGVDFLSFGSVKNLIVMDFQPLFQDRAYLEKYIYPLKALHDNYPDLAQNLEMKFYDANQYFSKYLLFAKTDAETVKTRVFEAFKDYLNLYWQMLEEAEPLTDPVQIQQIVKAQKSYDQYSADRDPASGLFSSYFGHEWAERFLYEFLFEDAVPLATTSTKKS